The following coding sequences lie in one Pseudarthrobacter phenanthrenivorans Sphe3 genomic window:
- a CDS encoding NAD(P)/FAD-dependent oxidoreductase, translated as MTETPTAAAQAWLASLDQALQRRDVDAALDLFEDDSYWRDFVAFTWNLKTLEGKADIRRMLQATLDHVQPADWALAEDATGSTAADGTVEAWITFETGTARGYGHLRLRNGKCWTLLTTMQELKGFEEKKGPRREQGVAHEIVRGRRSWKELKEEQEARLGYEDQPYCVIIGGGQGGIGLAARLKRLGVPTLVIEKNQNPGDSWRNRYKSLHLHDPVWYDHLPYLKFPEDWPVFAAKDKIGDWLEHYTRIMELNYWSGTECVGAEYDDGTQEWAVSVLRNGEPVRLRPKQLIFALGVSGYPNIPAFDGAESFLGEQRHSSQHPGGGDWTGKKAVVIGSNNSAHDICADLWEHGADVTMVQRSSTHIARSESLMDLALGDLYSEKALANGVTTEKADLLFASLPYRILPEAQVPVYQEMAKRDADFYSQLEAAGFELDFGVDGSGLFLKYLRRGSGYYIDVGASQLIIDGRVKLKSGQVSKITGNAVVMDDGTELEADLIVYATGYGSMNGWLADLVSPEIADKVGKCWGYGSDTPKDPGPWEGELRNMWKPTNVPNLWIHGGNLHQSRHYSSYLALQLKARMEGLETPVYELQPSHHTR; from the coding sequence ATGACCGAAACACCCACCGCCGCAGCACAGGCCTGGCTGGCCAGCCTGGACCAGGCGCTGCAGCGGCGCGACGTGGACGCCGCGCTGGACCTGTTCGAGGACGACAGCTACTGGCGCGACTTCGTGGCGTTCACCTGGAACCTGAAAACCCTGGAAGGCAAGGCGGACATCCGCCGCATGCTCCAGGCCACGCTGGACCACGTCCAGCCCGCCGACTGGGCACTCGCCGAGGACGCCACCGGCAGTACCGCCGCCGACGGGACCGTGGAAGCCTGGATCACGTTCGAGACCGGCACCGCCCGCGGCTACGGCCACCTCCGGCTGCGGAACGGCAAATGCTGGACCCTGCTCACCACCATGCAGGAGCTGAAGGGCTTCGAGGAGAAAAAGGGCCCGCGCCGCGAGCAGGGCGTGGCACACGAAATCGTCCGCGGCCGCCGCTCCTGGAAGGAACTCAAGGAAGAGCAGGAAGCCCGGCTCGGCTACGAGGACCAGCCCTACTGCGTGATCATCGGCGGCGGGCAGGGCGGCATCGGCCTCGCGGCGCGGCTCAAGCGGTTGGGCGTGCCCACCCTCGTGATCGAGAAAAACCAGAACCCGGGCGACTCCTGGCGCAACCGTTACAAGTCCCTGCACCTGCACGACCCCGTCTGGTACGACCACCTGCCCTACCTGAAATTCCCGGAGGACTGGCCCGTCTTCGCCGCCAAGGACAAGATCGGCGACTGGCTGGAGCACTACACCCGCATCATGGAGCTGAACTACTGGTCCGGCACCGAATGCGTGGGCGCAGAGTACGACGACGGCACGCAGGAATGGGCGGTCAGCGTCCTTCGCAACGGCGAACCGGTGAGGTTGCGGCCCAAGCAGCTGATCTTCGCCCTGGGCGTCTCCGGCTACCCGAACATCCCCGCGTTCGACGGTGCCGAGAGCTTCCTGGGGGAGCAGCGGCACTCCTCCCAGCACCCCGGCGGAGGGGACTGGACCGGGAAGAAGGCTGTGGTGATCGGCTCCAACAATTCCGCGCACGACATCTGCGCGGACCTGTGGGAGCACGGCGCCGACGTCACCATGGTGCAGCGCTCCTCCACCCACATTGCCCGCAGCGAGTCGCTGATGGACCTGGCCCTGGGTGACCTGTACTCGGAGAAGGCGCTCGCCAACGGTGTCACCACGGAAAAGGCAGACCTGCTGTTCGCGTCCCTGCCGTACCGGATCCTGCCCGAGGCTCAGGTGCCCGTCTACCAGGAGATGGCGAAGCGGGATGCGGACTTCTACTCGCAGCTGGAGGCCGCAGGGTTCGAGCTGGACTTCGGCGTGGACGGCTCAGGCCTCTTCCTGAAGTACCTGCGGCGCGGCTCCGGCTACTACATCGACGTCGGCGCCTCCCAGCTGATCATCGACGGCCGGGTGAAGCTCAAGTCAGGGCAGGTTTCCAAGATCACCGGCAACGCCGTGGTGATGGACGACGGCACCGAGTTGGAGGCCGACCTGATTGTCTACGCCACCGGGTACGGGTCCATGAACGGCTGGCTGGCGGACCTGGTCTCTCCCGAAATCGCGGACAAAGTAGGAAAATGCTGGGGATACGGCTCAGACACGCCAAAAGACCCTGGTCCGTGGGAGGGAGAGCTGCGCAATATGTGGAAACCAACCAACGTCCCCAACCTCTGGATCCACGGCGGCAACCTGCACCAGAGCCGGCACTACTCCTCCTACCTCGCCCTGCAGCTCAAAGCCCGGATGGAAGGACTCGAGACGCCGGTGTACGAACTGCAGCCCAGCCACCACACCCGCTAA